From the Nostoc sp. PCC 7107 genome, the window CGCCGCGCAATGGGGAAAAAGAAAGTTTCCGAAATGCAGAAGCAGCAGGAAAAATTTATTGATGGTTCCACAAAGAACGGCGTGAGAAAACAAGTAGCCGAAAAGCTATTTGATGATATGTTGAAGTTCGCTGAATATTGCCTCAGCTATGACACCCAAGTGTTGACAGTTGAATATGGCTTAGTACCAATTGGGGAAATTGTCGAAAAACAGCTTGAATGTAGCGTATTCACCATTGATGGTCATGGTTATGTATATACGCAGGCGATCGCTCAATGGCATAATCGAGGACAACAAGAAGTATTCGAGTATGGATTAGAAGACGGTTCTGTAATTCGCGCCACTAAAGATCATAAATTTATGACAACGGATGGTCAAATGTTACCCATTGATGAAATATTTGAGCGCGAGTTAGATTTACTCCAAGTTCAAGGCTTACGCTGGTAAGCCTTGAACTCTTTCCCCTGCTTACTTTTAGGGTATTTTTTTATTAATGAGGTTTAAATACTCTATATTATGTTTGTTGTAAGTATGTGGCTTATAGTCCGTAGACGTATAGTCTACTCCATTTGAGTATATTCACATGCGATCGCTAAGTAAATCATGGACGAAGCTAAAATACTTTCTTTATTGGGTGAGAATCTTAGAAGAATCAGGATAGAAAAAGGTTATAGCCAAGAGCAACTTGCTGCTCTTACTGGTTTAGATCGAACCTATATAAGTGGCATAGAAAGAGGAAAAAGAAATGTTAGTTTAATAAATTTGGTTAAATTGGCTAGAGCGTTAGATATTCCCACTAAACAAATCGTGGATTTTGATATGGAGGGGAACAATGTCTAGCAATGAAGCTAATTTTTTAGACGCAATTGCTGACAATTATGGAATAGACAAAAACTCTGTAATTTTTAAGTATCTTGAACTAAAAACAAGAGCTTCTAGAAAAGGGAGTAAAGCTCGTCGCTCTTTAGGAAATTTATATGCTCTTTACGTCTTAGCTCAAGATTATGTAACTGAAAATTTTGAAGGATCAAGATTTACAGAACTGATGCAACGTATGAAAGAAATGCCATTTGGTTCAACACTACAAAATCACCCTTTAGATAACAGACTCAATGATGAATTAAAACGTAAATATCAAGTAAGCGATAATATGCTACCTGTGCAGCCTGCTAATCTAGGAGATGGGAGAAAAGCTAGAAAAATATCTATTGATTTACTAACCGAACACAATATGAATCCTAGCTCTTCAGCTAGTTTTATCGTGGATGTAATAGATAGCTATATAACTATTATTGACGATAAACAAACTACATATCTAAATGAAATAGAGGCAGCTAATACTGATTTACAAATTACCGAAGTAATCGCAAAAGCATTTGAATATAATTCAGATGCTAGATTATTTGAAATTATTTCCTTTGGATTATTAAAATTGCATTTTGCAAAAACAACTGTTCATTTTTCTATAGATGGACAGGAATTCTCAGCACAATTGACTTTGTATCGTACAGGAAGAACAAATGCTAATGATGGAGGAATAGATTTTGTTTTAAAGCCATTGGGAAACTTCTTTCAAGTGACTGAAACATTAGATTTTAGAAAATATTTCTTGGATTTTGAAAAGGTTAATCATTTTCCAATGAGCTTTGTTATTAAAACTGATTTAACGCCACAGCAGGTTAGAGATAAAATTAAAAAAGATGCTCTTAGATTAAGTAGCGTCGAGCAAGTTGAAGCATACATGAAACTATTTGAAGAAATTTATACTTTAAATGAACTTATAAGCATTCTGGAAGAGATAAAACTGTCTTCTCAATTAGTTTCTAAGTTAAAAGAAATTGTTGTTAAATGCTTCAAAATAGAGTACGGACTATTAAATTAATGAAATTTGTTTTGGCTGTTTTTCAAGTAAAGCTCTGGATTTTTTAGATAGATTTTTTGTTTTTCTCTTTTTCTCTTTTGCCAATTCTTCAGGAGTGTAATTTGATGGTAAATTTAAACGCCTAATTCCTATTTTTACATATTCTTCGTTTATCTCGATACCAATAGATTTTCTCTCTAAACGTTTGGCAACTGCACATGTAGAGAAACTACCAGCAAAGGGATCTAATACTATATCTCCAACATTGGAAGATGCTGAAATAACACGTTCTAAAAGTGCTTCTGGTTTTTGAGTTGGGTGATTTTCATACTCTTCCATTTTGAAGCGTACTCGCGTAAAATCCCAAACATTACCTGGTACTTTTTTTGTATTGTATGGCTGAGGAGGTTCTTTGCGATAATCAATCAACTGACGCTTTGCACCAGTTTTTGCCTCCACCATAATATCGACAGAATTAAACGTATAATTCTTCTCATGCTTTGTTAGCATGAGTATTGGCTCATACATCGAGCCAAAATAATTCTTTGCTTGTACGCCTGAGCTATCGTAAGTCCAGATTATTCTACTTTTAATATAAAACTGCTTGCGGCATTTAATATCCAAGTATGGCATATTCTCTGTACTATTCATCAAGTAAAACGTACCATTGGACTTCAGAACACGATGGCATTCATCAATCCATTGATATGTCCAATTGAGAAATTCATTGTCTGACCAATTTTCAATCAAACCATCGAAGTTTTTGCCAATATTGTAAGGTGGGTCAGCAAAAAC encodes:
- the yhdJ gene encoding adenine-specific DNA-methyltransferase, which codes for MFSKTKVDIKIYKDNCHTVIHGDALENLKRLESESVDLVFADPPYNIGKNFDGLIENWSDNEFLNWTYQWIDECHRVLKSNGTFYLMNSTENMPYLDIKCRKQFYIKSRIIWTYDSSGVQAKNYFGSMYEPILMLTKHEKNYTFNSVDIMVEAKTGAKRQLIDYRKEPPQPYNTKKVPGNVWDFTRVRFKMEEYENHPTQKPEALLERVISASSNVGDIVLDPFAGSFSTCAVAKRLERKSIGIEINEEYVKIGIRRLNLPSNYTPEELAKEKKRKTKNLSKKSRALLEKQPKQISLI
- a CDS encoding helix-turn-helix domain-containing protein, whose protein sequence is MDEAKILSLLGENLRRIRIEKGYSQEQLAALTGLDRTYISGIERGKRNVSLINLVKLARALDIPTKQIVDFDMEGNNV